CTTCTTCGCTCCGCTCTCCGGGATCATCTCCGTTTGTGAACTCTCGGAATCCTGCACAGCCGAGGCTGCATCATCCTCACTCTTGCTGTTTTCCAAATGATCCATGTTATCCTCTAACAAACACGTAAAGCACCTTCTTCCAATCTTTAAAACCTCCCAGCCCGTCTTAAACCATCACGCAAACCGGCCTAAAAGCAAAATGCACGATTTAGCCCGATATCGCAGTGTGGAAACTATGGATAGGAAGCTCCGCTAGAGACGGCTCTCCACCTTTTTTCCATCCCCTAATTCTTCCACCTCATGCACCTGAACGGATGATCATCAATCAGGTTTCCCTGCACCCCCTCCAGCCGGTCAGCATGGTAAAACTGCACCCCCACATAATAGTAAACCGGGATGATCGCTGACTCCTCGCGAATCAGCGTCTGCTCTGCCTGCTGGAAGATGGCGTTGCGTTTCAGGATGTCCGCCTCCCCCGCCGCCTCCGTCACCAGACGGTCATACTTCTCGTTAGACCAGCCTGTGCGGTTGTTGCCGCTGCCCGTGATGAACATGTCCAGAAACGTGCTCGGATCGTTGTAGTCCCCCACCCAGCTCGACCGGCACAGGTGGTAGTCCAGTTCACGCATGGATTTCAGCCACACTTTTTGCTCCTGCTTCGTCAGGTTCACCGTCACCCCCAGGGCCTCCTGCCACATCGCCTGCAGCTCAATAGCGATGTTCCTTTCCACCCCCAGCGGAATGTAAAGATACTCCACACGCGGAAAACCCTTGCCCCCCGGATATCCCGCTTCCGCCATCAGCCGCCGCGCCTCCTCCACATTCAGGTCCAGCCCCGGCGGAGCCTGATAGTCCTGCCCAGTTCCAGGCGGAGTCAGGCCCCAGGCCGTCAATTCACCAAGCTGCGTGATCTTTTCCACGATCCGAGCCTTGTCCACCGCCAGCGCAAAGGCCTGCCGCACCCGTGCATCATCAAAGGGCGGTTTCGTCACATTGATGCGGATGAACCACGTCCCCAGAAAGGGTCCCGTGTGAAACCACGGCTGCTGTTTCAGCTTCTGCGTCAGCGTCGGCGGGATCATGCCCTTGTCCATGATCAGGTCGCACTGGCCGGTATGGAAGTAGCTCAACGCCGTATTCGCATCCTGCACCGGCTTGATCTCGATGGTCTCCATCCCCACGTTTGCCGCATCCCAGTAATGCGGATTTTTGCGCAGGCGGATGCGGTCATCCAGCAGCCACTCTTCCAGGAAGTAGGCCCCGTTGGTGACGATGTTCGCCGGTTTGATCCAGGCCGTCCCGTGTTTTTCAATCGTCCCCAGCGGCACCGGAGCCAGGGTGACAAAGGCCGTCAAGTCCACAAAATACGGCGTCGGGTTTTCCAGTTCCACCCGCAGTGTCTTCTCATCCACAGCCTTCACACCCACTTTGGAAAAATCCGGGTCCTGACCTTCGCTGAACGCCTTGGCCCCCCGGATCACATGCATCAGCGAAGCGTAGTCCCCCCCTGTCGCCGGATCCAGCGCCCGCTTCCACGACCCGACAAAATCCTCCGCCACCACCGCACGCCCATCCGTCCAGGCCGTGCCCGCCCGCAGATGAAAGGTATAAGTTTTCCGGTCCGGTGAGATCTCCCACCGCTCCGCCATCCCCGGCTCTGGCCTGCCAGCCTGGTTCACCCGGCACAGCCCCTCGAAAAGTGCGGTGGAAAGCCGCATGGAAACCTGGTCCGAGGTCAGCGCCGGATCCAGCGTCTCCGGCTCCGCGCTCTGGATGAAGACTAGGTCCGCACGCTCCCGCTCCGGGGCACACGCACCCAGGCAGACCGCACAGGCCGCCACTGGCAGCATTCGGGACAAAATTCGCATCCCGGCCAGACTGCATGCGACTCCCGCACCGCGCAAGAAATCCAAATCGCCGCAATATGGAATCCGCTGCCACGTTTTCAGCGGCCCATGAAAATCCCGTCCCTTCTTTTCCTCGCCCTCGCCTCCCTGGTCAGCGCTGCCGAAAAACCCATGCTCGCCATCCCAGGAGAGGTCATCTATGAATCCAAACTCGATTCCGCCCCCGCCTCCCCCTGGAAGATCGCCAAAGGCCAGTGGGAACTCAAGGACGGCGTTGTCCGCGGTGCCGAACTGGAGGCCGACAAGCACGGTGCCGTCGCCCGCCTGCCTAACAAACTGAATGACTTCATCATCGAATATGAATTCAAGTTTGAAGGCGCCCGCACCACCAGCCTGTCCATCAATGCCGTCAAGGACCACATGGCCCGCATCAACATCACGCCCACAAGTGTGACCGTCCAGAAGGACGACAACGACCATGAAGGTCCGGACAAGGCGGTCGTCTTCGCCCGTTTCCCTGCTGAGCTCAAGCCAGGCACCTGGAACAAAGTGCGCTTGGAAATGGTCGGCGACCTGATGCTCGGCCAGGTCAACGGCCTCACCGCCTGGGGCAGCGACGACCTCTTCAAGACTGACAAAATGAACCCCGGTTTCACCGTCGGCGGCCAGTCTGTGGACTTCCGCAACCTTACCATCCGCAACGCCACCCTCAATCCAGAGTGGGAAACCGCCAAAGCCACCCTGCCCAAGCCCGGCGAAAAAGTCGCCCCCGGCGCTCCAAAAGGCAAAGGAAAGGGCAAGGCCAAAAACAAGGGCGCCGCCGCAAAGAAGAAACGCGAATAGCCTTTTTCGGCTCTTTTTTTCGCCCATGCCAGAAAGACCTTCCGGCATGGGTTTTTTGTTGCTTAATTTTGGGACCTTTGTCCGCTTGCATGGTCTAAACCCTTCAATCCTTATGAAAAACCTCCTCATCCTGCCCCTCCTACTGTTGATCGCAGGCTGCAAACCCGCCTCTGAATCCACCCCCGCAGCCGCTCCACAGCCAGGCGCACCGGCGGCTGCCGTACCCCAGGGTGGAAAACCCCAGGTTTATGCTGCCAATTATCCGCTCAAATATTTTGCCGAACGCCTCGGTGGCGCTGCCGTGGACGTCCACTTCCCTGCCCCGGCGGATGAAGATCCGGCCTTCTGGAATCCGGATGATGAAACCATCGCCAAATACCAGGCAGCCAGTCTCATCCTGATGAACGGCGCCAGCTATTCCAAGTGGGTGGACAACACCACCCTGCCTGATGACAAGGTCATCAATACCTCCAGCGCCTTTTCCAAAGACTTTATCGAGGTCAAAGAAGCCACCACCCACAGCCACGGCCCTGAGGGCGAGCACAGCCACAGCGGCACCGCCTTTACCACCTGGATGGACCTCCAGCAGGCCATCCTCCAGGCCCAGGAAGTCTCCACCGCCCTCCAGGCCGTGGTGCCTGCGGAAGCCAAGACCATCCAGCAGCGTTTTGAAGAACTTAAAAAAGAGCTGGAATCTTTAGATAATCGTTTGTTAGGCGTCAGCAAGCGCATCGGTAACACACCTCTCGTCGCCTCTCATCCAGTCTATCAATACTTCGCCCGCCGTTACAACCTGAACCTGCAGTCCATGCATTGGGAACCCGAAACCGTGCCTAACAACAAGGA
This portion of the Prosthecobacter sp. SYSU 5D2 genome encodes:
- a CDS encoding metal ABC transporter substrate-binding protein — protein: MKNLLILPLLLLIAGCKPASESTPAAAPQPGAPAAAVPQGGKPQVYAANYPLKYFAERLGGAAVDVHFPAPADEDPAFWNPDDETIAKYQAASLILMNGASYSKWVDNTTLPDDKVINTSSAFSKDFIEVKEATTHSHGPEGEHSHSGTAFTTWMDLQQAILQAQEVSTALQAVVPAEAKTIQQRFEELKKELESLDNRLLGVSKRIGNTPLVASHPVYQYFARRYNLNLQSMHWEPETVPNNKDMENFVRLLSGHRAKWMLWEGTPAARSVDRLANLGIQSLVIDPCGNTPENGDFMTVMTANVEALEKAFP
- a CDS encoding family 16 glycoside hydrolase encodes the protein MKIPSLLFLALASLVSAAEKPMLAIPGEVIYESKLDSAPASPWKIAKGQWELKDGVVRGAELEADKHGAVARLPNKLNDFIIEYEFKFEGARTTSLSINAVKDHMARINITPTSVTVQKDDNDHEGPDKAVVFARFPAELKPGTWNKVRLEMVGDLMLGQVNGLTAWGSDDLFKTDKMNPGFTVGGQSVDFRNLTIRNATLNPEWETAKATLPKPGEKVAPGAPKGKGKGKAKNKGAAAKKKRE
- a CDS encoding peptide ABC transporter substrate-binding protein; this translates as MRILSRMLPVAACAVCLGACAPERERADLVFIQSAEPETLDPALTSDQVSMRLSTALFEGLCRVNQAGRPEPGMAERWEISPDRKTYTFHLRAGTAWTDGRAVVAEDFVGSWKRALDPATGGDYASLMHVIRGAKAFSEGQDPDFSKVGVKAVDEKTLRVELENPTPYFVDLTAFVTLAPVPLGTIEKHGTAWIKPANIVTNGAYFLEEWLLDDRIRLRKNPHYWDAANVGMETIEIKPVQDANTALSYFHTGQCDLIMDKGMIPPTLTQKLKQQPWFHTGPFLGTWFIRINVTKPPFDDARVRQAFALAVDKARIVEKITQLGELTAWGLTPPGTGQDYQAPPGLDLNVEEARRLMAEAGYPGGKGFPRVEYLYIPLGVERNIAIELQAMWQEALGVTVNLTKQEQKVWLKSMRELDYHLCRSSWVGDYNDPSTFLDMFITGSGNNRTGWSNEKYDRLVTEAAGEADILKRNAIFQQAEQTLIREESAIIPVYYYVGVQFYHADRLEGVQGNLIDDHPFRCMRWKN